Within the Iodidimonas sp. SYSU 1G8 genome, the region CTTGTCGCGGTAGTCCTTCTTGGGGTCGATGCCCAGCAGCATCTTCACGCCAGCGATCAGGCTGTTGGCGTCGAGCCAGATTTCCGCACGCTCGGCGTCGAAACGCAGCAGGACCAGATCGGGATCATCCTTACCACCTTCGTACCAGGCAGCGATCATCGGGTTCCACAGCCGCTCGATGGCCTCGCGGTCATTGTCGATGACGAGCGTGCCTCGCACGGTGGCAAAGAGATCATGGCCTTTCGAGGTGAAGGTTCCGATGGCACGGGATGCGCCCGCACCGCACGCGCCGACCAGTTCGCTTTCCCGCGACGTGAAGAACCAGATGGGGCCGTGCTTGCCTTCGATCAAGCCGGTCATGGGCCGCGGATGCGGCTCCTCCACCCCGGCAAGGCCGAGCATCATCGTCCGTTCGGAATCGAGGGCCTTCCAGAACTTCTCTTCGAATTCGTGGGGTTCGCGCATGGGATTCTCCAGTGAGTGACTGCACTGGAAACAGCGGGTGCGCGGAAGAGTTCCCCTGTCGCACCAGATCGCCTGCCGCCCGAGGAGCGGAAACGATCGCGGGGCCAACCACCGGGGCGGCCCCGCTGAATACGCCTAGTGTCTAGTTGGCGATACGCGCCAGACGCTGGTTGATGATCTCTTCCGCCTCGCGGATGATCCGGTCGACCAGTTCCTTCACCGTCGGGATATCGTTGATGATGCCCATGACCGTGCCCGCGCTCCACACGCCGGTCTCCATCTCGCCGGTCTCGAGCAGCGAGCGGCCCTTCACGCCGACGACCAATTCCTTGATGTCCTCGAACGTGGCATCCGGCTTGGTGGTCTCGATCTCGTGCACGCGCTTGGCGATATCGTTCTTGTAGATGCGCGCCGTGTTGCGGAACTTGCGGTAGACGAGCTGGGTGTCGCGCTCGGAGCTGTCGACCAGCTTGCGTTTCACGTTCTCGTGCACCGGGGCTTCTTTGGTGGCCATGAAGCGGGTGCCCATGTTGATGCCTTCGGCGCCCAGGGCCAGCGCGGCGACGAGACCGCGGCCATCGCCGAAACCGCCCGAGGCGATCATCGGAATGGTCAGCTGATCGGCGGCAGCCGGGAGCAGCACCAGGTTCGGCACGTCGTCCTCGCCCGGATGGCCGGCGCATTCGAAGCCGTCCATGGACACCGCGTCGCAGCCGACCTGCTGGGCCTTCACACCGTGACGGACGGATGTGCACTTGTGGATCACCTTCACGCCGGCTTCCTTGAACCAGGGCATGTAGGGTTCCGGATTGCGGCCGGCGGTCTCGACGATCTTTACGCCGCCGTCGATGATGGCGCGGGCGTATTCATCATAGGGCGTCGGCTTCACGGTGGGCAGGATGGTCAGGTTGACGCCGAACGGCTGATCGGTCATCTCGCGGCACCGCTTGATTTCCTTGGCCAGGTCTTCCGGCGTCGGCTGGGTCAGGGCGGTGATGAAGCCGAGCGCGCCGGCATTGGCGACGGCCGACACCAGCTCGGCGCGCCCCACCCACTGCATGCCGCCCTGCAGGATCGGGTACTTTATGCCGAATTCTTCGGTAAAACGGGTCTTGATCACGGATAGTCCTCTTAATTCGCCCCGGAAGGGATCTTGTTGAACGGCAGGTCCTTGTCGACCCGGATGTCGCCCGGCAGGCCCAGCACGCGTTCGGCGATGATGTTGCGCAGGATTTCGTCCGTGCCGCCCTCGATACGGTGGGCAACCGCGCGGAAGAAAATCTCGTGGAACTGTCCGCCGTTCACCGCCAGGTCCTTCTGGCTGATGACGCCATAGGTATCCTGAATGTCGAGCATGGTCGAGGCCATGTTCTGGCGGTTGATGCCCAGCACCAGCTTGCTGATGGAGGCCTCCGGACCCGGCGCCTGACCGCGCGAGAGCGCCGACATCATGCGGTTCTGGGTGTTGCGCAGGCCAGCGGCACGAATGTACCAGTCCGCCAGCTTCTCGCGGACGGCGGCATCGTCGATGGCCGCGCCATTATCGCCCTCGATGACCTTGGTCATCTCGAACATTTCCTCGAAGTTGGTCGGGAAGCCGCCGCCCACCGCGAGGCGCTCGTTCATGAGCGTGGTCAGCGAGACCTTCCAGCCGTCACCCACCTCGCCCAGCCGCTGGCTGTCGGGGATGCGCACATCGGCGAAGTAGACCTCGTTGAAGTCGGAGCGGCCGGAGACCTGCTTGATCGGCTTGATGGTGACGCCGGGCGACCGCATGTCCAGATAGAACATGGTCAGGCCTTTGTGCTTGGCCACGTTGGGGTCGGTCCGGGTGATCAGGATGCCGTAATCGGCATAGTGCGCGCCCGACGTCCAGATCTTCTGGCCATTGATGACCCACTCGTCGCCCTGCTTCTCGGCCCGCGTGCGCAGACCGGCGAGGTCGGAGCCGCTGCCCGGCTCGGAGAACAGCTGGCACCAGATCTCCTCGCCGCTGGCGATCTTGGGCACGTGGCGTTCCTTGGCCGCCTGCGAGCCATGCGCCATGATCGTCGGGGCGCACATGCCCTGGCCGATGATGAACACACCGCCGAGCTGGCCCAGTTCGCCCTCTTCCTGCGACC harbors:
- a CDS encoding pyridoxamine 5'-phosphate oxidase family protein, whose amino-acid sequence is MREPHEFEEKFWKALDSERTMMLGLAGVEEPHPRPMTGLIEGKHGPIWFFTSRESELVGACGAGASRAIGTFTSKGHDLFATVRGTLVIDNDREAIERLWNPMIAAWYEGGKDDPDLVLLRFDAERAEIWLDANSLIAGVKMLLGIDPKKDYRDKVADVSLS
- a CDS encoding nitronate monooxygenase family protein, coding for MIKTRFTEEFGIKYPILQGGMQWVGRAELVSAVANAGALGFITALTQPTPEDLAKEIKRCREMTDQPFGVNLTILPTVKPTPYDEYARAIIDGGVKIVETAGRNPEPYMPWFKEAGVKVIHKCTSVRHGVKAQQVGCDAVSMDGFECAGHPGEDDVPNLVLLPAAADQLTIPMIASGGFGDGRGLVAALALGAEGINMGTRFMATKEAPVHENVKRKLVDSSERDTQLVYRKFRNTARIYKNDIAKRVHEIETTKPDATFEDIKELVVGVKGRSLLETGEMETGVWSAGTVMGIINDIPTVKELVDRIIREAEEIINQRLARIAN
- a CDS encoding acyl-CoA dehydrogenase family protein; protein product: MDFNDTPQEAAFRAQAREWIAANRPADGWQTRTGRDDDGIATSKAWQKKKYDAGWACIHWPTEFGGRGATPIERVIWSQEEGELGQLGGVFIIGQGMCAPTIMAHGSQAAKERHVPKIASGEEIWCQLFSEPGSGSDLAGLRTRAEKQGDEWVINGQKIWTSGAHYADYGILITRTDPNVAKHKGLTMFYLDMRSPGVTIKPIKQVSGRSDFNEVYFADVRIPDSQRLGEVGDGWKVSLTTLMNERLAVGGGFPTNFEEMFEMTKVIEGDNGAAIDDAAVREKLADWYIRAAGLRNTQNRMMSALSRGQAPGPEASISKLVLGINRQNMASTMLDIQDTYGVISQKDLAVNGGQFHEIFFRAVAHRIEGGTDEILRNIIAERVLGLPGDIRVDKDLPFNKIPSGAN